The DNA sequence TCGTGCAGTACGTCCCTTTCTATGGTCTGTTGATCGCGCATTCCTTGAGGAACGGAACATGGCGGAACCTATTCAAACCGGCTTCCCGAACCCACTGAACCGGCCGCCGTGACCCTGGCTGAAGGCATGTCCTGCCACGCCGGCTCAAGTTAACCGGCGCGGGGGTCGGATGCAAGGGCAAACGCGCCGCCCCGTTGTCCCGGAACGGCTGAATTCGATTGACGAAATTCCGTCCCGGATATACACTTCACCGCCGTGTGCGAGTCATCGCCCGGAAACCCGCCGGTCATCGCCCGGACACCGTTTGCATGCCTGTCGACCCCCGTGTCATGGAGGATGCTATGCCGGATACATCCCTGTTTTCCCTGGAAGGTAAGACCATGATCGTCACCGGTGCGAGCAAGGGCATCGGCAAGGCCGTCGCGCTGGCGGGCGCCCGCGCTGGCGCCGACGTGGTGATCGGCAGCCGGACCCGGGCCGACCTGGAACCAGTGGCTTCCGAAGTCCGCTCGATGGGTCGCCGCTGCGTCGTTCAGACGGTGGACGTAGGCAAGGTAGGCTCGATCCGCGCGTTCGTGGAGCAGGTCCTGGCCGAGACGGGGCATATCGACGTCCTGGTCAACAATGCCGGATGCAACCGGATCATGCCCGTGCTGGAAGTCACCGAAGAAGTATACGACGAGATCATCGACGTGAACCTGAAAAGCGTCTTCTTCCTCAGCCAGGCCCTCGCCGCGCACATGATCGAAGCGGGCAAAGGCGGACGCATCATCAACGTATCTTCGCAGGTGGGCGTGGTCGGCGGTCCGTTGCGGGCGGCCTATACCGCGGCCAAGGGCGGCGTGTGCACGCTGACCAAGTCCATGGCGGCCGAATGGGCGGAGCACGGCGTTACCGTAAACGCGGTGGCGCCGACTATGACACGCACGCCCATGGTGGAAAAGGCTATGGAGAACCCGGGATTCCGGGCCAATATCAAGAAGATCCTGCTGGGCCGGCTCGCCGAACCGGACGAGATCGCCAGTTCGATCATCTACCTCGCGTCCGATGCCAGCGCCATGGTAACCGGTCACACCATGCTCGTCGACGGAGGATACACGGCGGTCTGACGACCGGGTTCGTCCAGCCGGGTGCGTGTCGAACCGGCGTCGTTCGGCCTGGTGTCATCCCACCAGACGGTACCCAACCAAGCGTCATTTCGCCGGGTCTCTCTTCGGCGGGTCCATCCCTGCTCAGGGCTATCTCTGCTGACGTTTGACCCGGGCTCTCGCGCGGTTGTGTTCCCGGTTGGTAATGGAAAAGATGTGGCTGCCGTCTCCCCTGGCCACGAAGAAGAGGTAGGCCACTTCCACGGGATACAACGCGGCGTGTATGGACGCTTCTCCGGGGCTGCAGATCGGTCCGGGAGGCAGGCCCGCGTGTACGTAGGTGTTGTAGGGCGAAGGATGGGAGAGGTGTTTTTCGTATAGCCTCATGTCAGGCCTCCCGATGCCGAACTTCACCGTGGGATCGGCCTCCAGCAGCATGCCCCTTTGCAGCCGGTTGTGAAACACCCCCGAAATCGTGTCTCGCTCCGCGGCAACCCGCGCTTCCTGCTCCACGATGGAGGCCAGGGTCATGATCTCGTGGACGGTATAACCCAGTTCGTCCGCCCGGGTACGGTACGCCTCCGTGATGGTGCTTCGGAAGCGATCCGTCATCGCCTTCAGGACTTCCTCCGCAGACATTTCCGGGTAGAAGCGGTAGGTTGCCGGGAACAGGTACCCCTCGAGCGTATTCGCCTCGACCCCCAGCGCAAGGCCGACCGCCGAATCGCCGGCAAGGCCGACGAAGGCGGTGGAATCGATGCCGATGCCGGCCTGCAGGATGCGGGCCGTCTCCTGGATGGTCAAGCCCTCGGGGATGGTAACGCGGTCCGTCGTAATCCGGCCCGAAACCAGCATGTCCAGGATCTCGGCGGCGTCCATGCCGGGCTCGATCTCGTACCGGCCGGCGTTGATCCCGCGATCGGCGCCGTTGAGCCGGGCCAGGATCTTGAAAAGCCCGGCGTGCCGGATGACCCCCTCCTCCTCCAACCGCGCGGCGACTTCGGACAGGGTCGTGCCGGGTTCGATGATGTACAGCACGGTGTCGTCACGGGCAACCGCGGAGGTGAGGTACCGGTAGGCCGTCACGAGCGCAGCCGCTCCGGCTAAAACGGCAAGGACGACGACAGCGAGAAGTAGTTTCTTCAATCGCGGGATTCCGTTTCGTCCGCCGCCCCGCGGCGGTAGTCCAGGTAGTTCTGCAACAGGAGCGTAGCAGCGATCCGGTCCAGGCTGCCCTTGTTTCCCCGCGTCCCCATGCCCATTTCGTTCATGGCGCGCCGGGCCGAGATGCTGGTCATCCGCTCATCCCAGGTCCGTACCGCACAGGATACCCGGTTCTGCAACTGGCCGGCGAAGGTTTCGACCTTCTCGGCTATTTCTCCCTTCGTCCCATCCATGTTGACCGGCAGGCCCAGGACGATTTCGAGGACCTGCTCCGCCTCCACAATCGACGCGATGGACGCCAGAGATTCGCTGGTGTTCTTCACTTCTATCGTTTCCAGGCCCTGGGCGATCAACCCGGCGGGATCGCTCACGGCGACTCCGACCCGCCGCTCACCGAAATCGATGCCGAGTATCCGTCCCTCTGGGGGCTGGCGGCCCCCGACGCCCTGGACAGGAACGATATGCGTGAGATCGCCCGGAATCCCGTCCACCTGTTTTGGCGGCGCCCCGTGGCGGCGCTTGCGTGACGCCCGCCGTCTGTCTTCTTTCAGGGTGTTGTCCGGCTTGTTTTTTCTCGGCATGCGGCTAATCCCACTCGTGCTCGTTACAGACCCGAAGGTGACTTTCAGTTCTTCGCCGCCCGCTCCCGTTCGATCACCGGGGGCAGGCCGGTCACGCTGATTCGCCAGAGCAGGCGGCTGTCCCGGGGACCGGTGGCCGGCTGCAGTACCGTGGCCTTGTGCAGGGTCGAAAAGGTATCCCAGGCCCCGGCGTCGCCCACAAGGAAGTCGTACTCCGCCAGGTAATCTGGCTTCGTCGCGTGGGCGGCCAGTTCATCCAGCAGTTCGCAGGCCTCGTCATCCGGCATGCCCACAATGCCGAAGGAACTGCCGCAGACGCCGTAGAGCGCCTTGCGTCCGGTCACCGGGTGGCGCTTGACCAGGGGATGGTAGACGTTCTCGACCCGGTCCTTCTGGTCGAGGGTCAGTTTTTCCGCCGAGGTTGCGGATTCCTCGTTCGTGTCCGCTCGATTGCCGTAGTGATGAAGGACGGTCAGGTGATCGATGGTGTCTTTCATCTTCGCGGGCAGATCGTCGTAGGCCGCCATCTGGTTGGCGAAGTAGGTCGGACAGCCGCCTTCCGGCCACTGGCGGCCGTACACGACCGTGGAGCTGTTGGGCGGGTCCTGGTAGGCCACGTCCGTGTGCCAGAAGGCCGCGCCCTCGTAAACGCCAATGGGTCGCTCCTCTTCGAAAATATTGGAGAGGTTGAGTATGGCCGGGTGGTTTTCGTGGCGCAAATGGTCCAGAAAATGGGGTTTCTGCCTGCCGAATTCCCTGGTGAACGCGTCGTAACGGCCGAAGGTCATTTCCTGGTGGGGGATCACGATCAGTCCATGGGCATGAAACACTTGGAGGATCTCCCGCATGACGGCCGGTTCCAGCGGTACAGACAGATCGACCCCGGAGATCTCCATGCCGAATCCGGGCAGGGGTTTCGTGGAAACACGCATGACGGTCATCTCCCGTCCTTCATGGCGCCGTCGTAATCATCGCTACGCTGTCCGCCCGCCTACGCGGGCGCGCCATAGGGACTGTCTCCGAACACTGCCTTGAGGTCTTGCGCCCATCCCGCGTCAGGCAGAAAGCGGACGCTGTCGTTCCAACCCGATTCGAGGGCCGCGCGAAACAGCGGTTCCGCGGATGACCGGGGCCATGTACCGATCAGCCGGAACAGCGCGGGCGAATAGGCGGTGGGTCTATCCGTTTTAGTCGATTCCGGCCGGATCATGCAGTGGACGGCCGCCGCGTAAAGCCGTTCGCCGTACCGGGCCAGAAGCTCTTCTACCGGGGTTCCGTCGTCCTGCGCCGGTTCGCCTTCCGTTTCGTACAACAACCGCAACAGGGGCAGCATGGCGCCACCGGGGAGCGATTCGACCGGACATTCGAGCAGGGAGACATACGCCACGTCGTGGACGTATTCCGCTCCCAGGCTGCCAAGGTGGTGGTATCGGTCGTCGATATCCGGCGGCGTACCATACGAAACCGGTGCCAGGGTCCTTTCCGGGGGCAGGTCCGTTCCGGCGTCCTTTGGGAAGATCTCCCGGTAGGCCGCCAGCGTGATCCGCTTGACCTCGTAAGAATACATATCGGGATGGACGTCCTGGACGCGGTCCGCCGCGTACAGCAGCCATCCGGGCGCATGGACGGCCTCGTCCCGGTAGAGCCCGGCGCGAATGGGCTCTGATGCCTCGTCGGCCAGGGGCCGCAGCTCGGCGGGGTCCAGGGAAAGATCCCGGACGGCCCGGTGCGCCACGTCGAACAGCACCGCCACCTTTCGCAGTTCATCCTCCTCTTCCAGCCGCAACGTGGATTTCATGGTTCTGTCGGCGGCCCGCCCGAGCCTACCCAGCGGTTCGACCACCTCCCAGTTGCCCCGGATCTCCGTCTGTCCCCGGCCGATCCACCCGCCCCGGTTGAACCAGTTCGCGATCGTCCGGACAAGCAGGATCGCGATCACGACGATCAGGGCGAGGGCGAGCAGGCGTTGAAACATGATGTCCTAACGGGCAAGACCCAGCATGTCAACGACGATGCCGCAGTAGGCCCGTGCGACACGGAGGGTGGATTCTATGCTGACATACTCGTTGGCCTGGCACGTGTTTCCCCCTTCGGGCCCGTACACCAGCGTCGGGATGCCTCCGGTCACCGCAAAGTGGTTCGTGTCGGCCACGCTTCGCGCCAGGGCGTAACGCACCGGTCGGCCGAGCTGCTCCTCGACCCGCTTCCGGGTGGACTGGACGAACTTCGAATCGGGATCCACGATGTATGGCGCCGGAGCGGGCGTGGGCCGGTCATCCCACGTGACGCGCCACTGCGACTCGATCGACAGGGACCGGATCAGTGCTTCGAGGTCCCGAGCGGCCTGGTCGATCGATTGTCCGGGCAGAATGTGCCTGTCGAGAACGACCTGCGCGTGTTCCGGCACGAGGATGAGGTTCCTCCCCCCGCTGATTTCGATGACGCATATCGTGCCGCCGAGTTCGTATTCCTCGTTCCAGCCCAGTTCGATCCGGTTCAGCGCCGTGATGATCGTCGCGGCGTCATGGACCGCGTTGACGCCCTCGCCCGTGTACGCGGCGTGGGCCGTCCTGCCCGCCAGGTCGACCTTGATGACGTGCCGCCCCCGCGAACCGACGCGCAGTCGCCCTGGCGGCGTGGGTTCGGGGATGAGGCATCCCGCGCACCCCGCGAGCAGCCCGCTGCCGATCAGCGCATGGGCGCCCCGCGACCAGTTTTCCTCGTCCGTCGTGGCGGAAACGATCAAGTCGCCGGCCAGCTCCACGCCGGATCGGACGATGGCCTCCACCGCGGCGAGTACGGCCGCGGCCCCCGCCTTCATGTCGTGGGCGCCGAGCCCGTACACGCATCCGTCTCTGACCACGGGCGACCACGGGTCCGTTTCCCACCCGTCACACGCATCGAAGGTGTCCTGGTGGAAATTCAGCATGAAGGCGCGGCCGTGTCCGCGGCCATTTCCGCGGCCGGGAATCCGCACGGCCAGGCTGTCGCCCGAATCCTCCACCGGAATCCGGCGAACGTCGGAAAGACCGATCTCCTCGAAATGCCCGTGGAGCATGTCACCCAGCGCCTGTTCGCTTCCCGTGACCGATGGAATGGAAACCAGTCCCGAGATCAGTTCGGTGACACGCCCGGAGGTAATGGACGTGGAAATGGCGTCTGGGGTCATATGGCCGGCTGCCGTATCGCGTGGTCTGTGGCCCGTCTCCATCGGTCTTTCGCTCCTTTTCATGATACAACGTAAAGTCATGGCAGACAAGAGAATTATCTTGACATGCAGGCCCTTGAACGTTAGTTATACCAGCGCTTTCGGGGCAGTTGGAATCCATTCATTTTCCGGAGTAAGACATGGCATCAGATATCTACGACGTGGCAGTGGTCGGCGGCGGGCCCGGCGGGTATGTTTCGGCGATTCGGGCGGCCCAGCTCGGCTTGAAGCCGGTTGTGATTGAAAAGGACAAACCCGGCGGCGTGTGCCTGAACTGGGGCTGCATTCCCACCAAGGCGCTGCTGAAGAACGCCGAACTCGTCCTGACCATGCGCCACGGTGAAGACTACGGCATCTCCTGCGACAACCTCCAGTTCGACATGGGCAAGGCCGTGCAGCGCAGCCGCAAGGCCGCCGACACCCTCGCCGGAGGTATAAAGTTCCTCCTCAAGAAGAACAAGGTGGATCTCGTCAGCGGCCACGGCCGCCTTGCTTCGGCCACTTCCGTCGATGTGACGATCGGCAAGGGCGAAACGCAGACCGTAAACGCCCGTTCGATTATCCTTGCGACGGGTTCGCGCTCCAAGGCGATCCCGGCTGTTCCGGTGGACGGAAAGCGGATCATCACCAGTACCGAGGCCATGCTGATCGAAGAGCCGCCGGGATCGATGACCATCATCGGCGGGGGGGCGATCGGCGTGGAGTTCGCCTACTATTACGCGGCCTACGGAACCGAGGTCACGATCGTCGAGATGCTGCCCCACCTGCTGCCCGTGGAAGACGAGGAAATCAGCGAAACGCTGGAGAAGAGCTTCGCGAAACTGGGTATCGGGATCAAGACCGGGGCGCGCGTCGAGTCGGCTGAATCGGATTCGGACGGCACATCGGTAACCGTAACCGTCGACGGAAAAGAAGAGACGTTGAAAGCCGACGTCACGCTCCTGGCCATCGGGCGCGACGCGAATATCGAGGATATCGGCCTGGAGGAACTCGGCGTCGAGACCGACCGGGCCTTCATCAAGGTGAATGAGCAGTGCCAGACCACGGTGTCCGGCGTCTACGCCATCGGCGACGTCACGGGGCCGCCCCTCCTCGCCCACAAGGCCTCCGCGGAAGGGATCAACCTGGTGGAACGGCTCGCGGGCCATCCTTCGCCGCCCATCGATCGAGAAAACATACCCGCGTGCACCTATTGCCAGCCCCAGGTCGCCAGCGTCGGCCTTACAGAGACCCAGGCCGCGGAAGGGCGTGAAATCCAGGTGTTCCGGATGCCTTATCGCTCCAGCGGCAAGGCCGTGGCCGTCGGCCAGACGGACGGCATGGTGAAACTGATCGCGGACGCGAAGTACGGCGAGATACTCGGCGCGCACATCATCGGGGCGGACGCCACCGAACTGATCGCGGAGATCTGCACCGCGCGCACGCTGGAATCGACCACCCGGGAACTGCACAAGACCATACACGCACACCCCACGCTGTCGGAACTGGTCATGGAGGCCGCCGCCGGAGTGGAGGGCGCGGCGATCCACATCTAGGGATTCCCGCTTTTCCGTCTTTCGGCAGACCTTCCGAGATCCGTCCGTTTGCGTACACCCCGGTGCGTGGCGCATCGCCCGGTTATTACTACTCAGCAGACCAGGGCGGGTTTATCCATGATGCTCGGAATACCGCCATACACGGCCCGGATTCGCTGTGTTTCCTCCATCCCCGCTTGCGCCATCCTCGTCGTATGCATCCTTCTCGCCGGACTGTCGGGACCGGGTTGCGGTTCGGGGTCGGACCGGCCAGACCAATCCGACCCTTACCGGAACCGGCTGGCCGATGAGATAAGCCCGTATCTTCAAAGCCACGCCAACAATCCGGTGGACTGGTATCCCTGGGGCAGGGAAGCGATCGAACGCGCGCGGCGGGAGGAAAAACCCATCTTCCTCTCCGTCGGCTACTCGACCTGCTACTGGTGTCACGTCATGGAACGCGAGGTGTTCTCCGACCCGGATATCGCGGCCGTCATGAACGCCCATTTCGTGAACGTCAAGGTGGACCGCGAGGAACGTCCGGACATCGACGAGATCTACATGACGGCCACGCAGCTCGTCACGGGCAGCGGGGGGTGGCCCAATTCGGTATTTCTCACACCCGACCTGGAACCCTTCTTCGCAGGCACGTACTTTCCTCCCGAGGACCTGCCGGGCCGGCCGGGTTTCCCGCGCGTACTGAACCTGTTGAACGAGGCCTGGAACACCAGGCGGGGCGACCTCGTCGAACAGGCCGTCCGGATCGCCGAGGCGATCCGGACGCTCCAGCAGGACCTGGTTGCCGGGGACGGGTCCACGATCATCGACGGATCCGCCGCCGTCGACGAGGAAATCGTGGCCGGCGCCCTGACCTATATGAGGACCCGTTACGACGTCGAAAACGGGGGATTCGGCCCCGCGCCCAAGTTCCCGCCGCCCATGCGCCTCGAACTGTTGCTGAACGAATACGAACGGACGGGCGACGAAACCCTGCTGTCCATGGCCACCCACACTCTGGATGTCATGATGAACGGCGGCGTGTACGACCATGTCGGTGGCGGATTTCACCGGTACGCCACGGATTCGGACTGGCGCATCCCCCACTTCGAGAAGATGCTGTACAACCAGGCGGATCTCGCTCGCGTTTACCTGCTGGCCTACGACGTTACCGGAAGGGACGTCTACCGGGCTGTCGCCGAAGACGTGCTCAATTTCCTGGGACGGGAGATGACGGGCGACGAAGGCGCGTTTTACTCGGCCGTGGATTCCGAGACAGCTGCCGTGGAAGGCAGATACTACCTGTGGTCCGAGGCGGAAATCAGGAAAACGCTGGGCGCGGACTCAGACGCCTTTCTGGCGAACTACGGCCTGGCGCCCATGCCCGACGCAGTTGCCGGGAGCACCGGGCAGGGGAACCCGGAAAGGGCGTCCACAGGTCCCGCAGAAGACGCGGCGGAAGGCCCCACAGAAGACGCAGCGAAAGGTGCTGTCCTTTACATCCGGGGAGAGGCGGATTCCGTCCGGCTCCGTTCCGATCTCGAGCTTATGCGGTCCGAACTCAGGACGGTACGCGCGAAACGCAGCCCTCCGATGGTCGACGCCAAGGTGATCACCGCCTGGAACGGACAGATGATCGACGCGTACGCCTATGCGTGGCTGGTGACGGGAGAACGGGAGTATCTGGATAGGGCGACGCGCGCCGCGGAATTCATCCTCGAACGGCTGCGCGACGGCGAGGGCCGCCTGCGTCGTATCTATCTGGGGGGCGAGACGCGACGGGAAGCGTTCCAGGAGGATTATGCCTACCTTGCCCGGGGATTGACGCGGCTGTTCGAGGCCACCGAGGACGACCGCTGGCTGGCCGAAGCTCGGTCACTCGCGGACCGGATGAACGGCCTCTTCTGGGATTCTGCCGCGGGTGGATACTATTTCACCAGCGACGAGCAGGATCTCATCGTCCGTACCCGTAATCCCTACGACGGTGCCCGGGCTTCCGGCAATGCCATGGCCGCCCATGCGCTGCTTGCACTGGCGGGCCACACGGGGGAAACCCGCTATCGCGCCCGGGCTGCCCGTCTGTTCGAAGCCTTCGCCCCGTCGATGGAAGAGAACCCCGGCCGTTTCACCTCCATGATCCTGGCCCTGCGGAATCATCTCTACGGCGAGCGGGAATTCAGCCGGCGACGTGCCGTCCACGATGGACGAGATGCCACCGCGGATGTGTTAATGCAGGAGACGGTCACGGGAACCGGCGTAGCGCGGACTGGAGCGGATTTCAACGATAGCGCCAAGGTCGAGGCGCATCTCGAGGCAGCCGCCGCGGGTGGGGACGCCTTCGATGCGACTGTATCGATCCGCATCGCGGACGGCTGGCATATCAACGCCAACCCGGCCTCTTTGCCCGGACTGGTCCCCACGGCCGTGACCTTCAACGCGGACGTGCCTATTCAGGTAGACGCGCTCACGTATCCCGAAGGGGAGGCTATTCGGTTCTCCTTCGCCGATGGTCCGCTGGAGGTTTATCGAGGGGCGATACGCCTGCGCGCCCGGCTCGTCGTCGAGGCGGTTCCTGTACCGGAAGACACGCGGCTGTACGCGACCCTGTACTACCAGGCCTGTAATGACACGGTCTGCCTGGAGCCCGGAGAGGTCGCCCTTTCGGTCCGGCTCGGCCGGTGAGCAGGGTCTGGAGGGTCGACACCTCGACGGTCGATGGCGTCGATGGCGTCGGTAAAAGGGAAAAAAGGAGCTGCAACCGCTTGTCCCGGTGAAAGTGTACCGGAAAGACCGCAGCGTATATACATTGTGTATACGCCGGTATGCTGAAGCCATTCGAGACATTGCGTATACGTCCCTAAACTGAACCCTTCGGGAATACGATACGGTAAAATGCGGCCTTTACCGGCCGGTTCGCGAACCACTGGACTGATCATGCCTGCAACAAGTCTCCATTCCGATCCTCGCCTCAGCGCGCCCATGCGCCGGCATATTCGATCGCTCCAAATGGACACGGTGGAAGCCTACATGTCCTGGTGCCGCGAGAACGGGTTCAACGCCCGCCTGAACAAGACTCTGCTCCAGCGCCGGCAGGAACTGGCCGAGGCGCGGAAGACCTCGGACCGGCACCGGAAGGACGCCGAACTCAAGGCCCACATTGCCGCTCTCGGTCTGGGTTCGGTAGCGGCTTACCGGGCCTGGTGCCGGGAGAACGGCGTCGGGGACGGCCTGCAGAAGAGCAAGACGCAGCGGCAGCAGGAGATCCGTCTCGACCGAGAGCTGCGTAACCGGAAGTTCGCCGCCAGGTCCACGGCCAGCCAGCACAAGCGAAGGCGCAGGGACACCCTGAAGCGAATCGCCGCGGGCCAGGCGGACGCGCGGGAACTGACCAGCCCCGTCCTGCTGCGCGTTCACCATCTGTTTCACCACGAGCTGAACGATCCATCCGCCCGTGCGGCCTTTCTTGAACTCCTCCTGCACGTAGAAAGAGATCGAAGGCTGTTTCACCTGAAACCCGTCGTGCCCCGGTACGGACCGGTGCCCCGGAACAACTTTATGGACGCGCTGGCCGCGCTGGCCACGTGGCACGATCGGTGGAAGCGCAAGGCCGCGGACTGGCAGCCGGACAGTCATAACGGCCGCCGTCAATTCGGCGCGCTGGCCCGCCATCTTCTGGCAGAATACGATGTGCCCGAATGCATGGACACCGCCTTCTTCATGGGCCTGGACGACGGGGCCAGGGTCCGGCAGCACTGGTTCGTGGAGGTAGGCACGGGCAAGAACATCCGGAAGGCCGGCATTCCGGTGCGTCTGACCAAGCGAATGGCCCATGTTTTCGCGCTTTCCGCGCCGTCCGAATACACCGTGGACGCGGCGCTCCGATGGGCGCAGGTGGTGGGAATGGGCGGCGATGACCTGCTGGCCGAAGCGGTCTGCGATTCGATGCTCGGCGAGCATTTCGACGAGGGATCGTTCTGGGAGACCGTGCTGCACTTCTTCGTGAACAATCCCATGCTCGACGTGGCCCACGTCGGCCCCATTGTAGACTACATTCATCACCAGCGGTTCGTAAGGCAGGAGCGGCGGAATCCGGATGGGAGCGTCTCTCCCATCGACCCGCCCGAGCCGGGTTTCACGATGAAGGGACGGACGCCGGACTCCATATTGAGACGCGTGGAAGCCTGGCACAACGCGCTGTCGAAAGCGAAGGCAAAGACACCCAAAACCTGGCCGTCATCCGGTATCCGGGGCTTTGAATGGGTGGACGAGGACGAAAGCGCGGGCGAGATACGCAATTGGAAGATCGAGGAAATCCTCAACGACCGCGCCCTGATGGAAGAAGGCAAGTCCATGCGACACTGCGTGGCGTCCTACAAGACCTCGTGCGCCAACGGTCACAGGTCCATCTGGTCCATGCAGGTAGGGTACCTGAGTTCGGGAAACACCCGCCGCGTCCTCACCATCGAACTGGTCAACAACAAGAGGTATATCCGCCAGGTACGCGGGCGGAGCAACACCCGGCCCCTGGACGCCCACAGCGGCCGCGCCCAGGACGGTTGGGACATACTGATGAAGTGGGCAAAACAGGAAGGCCTGACGCTGCCCGGCGCGAAGTCGGTTGCCATGCGAAGGATCTAGGTCACATGCGCAGGATCTGGGTCACATGCGCAGGATCTGGAAAAAAGAAAAGCGACGGCATAAGGGCGACCGCGTTGGAAGCGGCAAGGTATGCCGTCGCTGTATGATGGATATGCTCCCGCGGGACGCCGGAGTCATATCAATCCTATGACTATTGGCAGGCCATCGATCATGGCCGTGATCTCGTCACGTGTTTCGATTCCTGCCTGTACTTACTCTATTAGACTCCGAACTGCTGAAAAAGATGCATTAAAAAGATGGGTTAAATCGGTCATCGCATGCGTATTCCAGTTTCCGAAACCCCGTAGGCCAGGTCGCGAACAGTGGATATCGAGGCAATCACCTTTCTTGCCGCCATCATCGGCTATGCCGGGTTGACTGCGAACATGGTCCTGGTCGCGGCAAGCCGCCACCGACGGGTTTACATGCTGCCGGTCGCGCTGATCGTATTCGCCCACGTCCTGCTCGTCTGGCAATACAGGTACGAATGGGAGATCGCCCAGGCCACGAGAAATGGCTACGCGGGATTCCTTATCTTCCATACCGCGCTGCTCGGCATCCTGTACGCCCCGCTGGCGAGGGACCGGGACGCACGGCGGCTTGTGGCCTTCTCGTTCCTAGTTGCCGCCATGGGGGCCAGCGGCGCCGTACTCCGCTACGACGAGGTGGCGGTCTACCGCCTGCCCGTCTTTGTATGCGACCTCGTCGGCCTTGGCGCGTTTGCGCATTGGGTGTACGGACCGGCGAAAGGGTATCTAAACCGGTTTTCGGGACGGAACCGGCATGGTAGCGGTCGGCATGGTAGCGGTCGGCATGGCCGGCGCCGTCTCATCGTGACGGAAAACCGGCGGCAGAACGATCAGGACCGTTGATTGAATCGATGGCAGGGATTTGACAGGAGAGGCACCATGGCGAGTCTGGCTGAACAGAAGGCCTTTTTTGAGGAAGAGGGATATCTGATCGTCGAAGACGTGTTATCGGAAGACGAACTGGCCGAGTGCCGCGAGGAAATC is a window from the Gemmatimonadota bacterium genome containing:
- the lpdA gene encoding dihydrolipoyl dehydrogenase — its product is MASDIYDVAVVGGGPGGYVSAIRAAQLGLKPVVIEKDKPGGVCLNWGCIPTKALLKNAELVLTMRHGEDYGISCDNLQFDMGKAVQRSRKAADTLAGGIKFLLKKNKVDLVSGHGRLASATSVDVTIGKGETQTVNARSIILATGSRSKAIPAVPVDGKRIITSTEAMLIEEPPGSMTIIGGGAIGVEFAYYYAAYGTEVTIVEMLPHLLPVEDEEISETLEKSFAKLGIGIKTGARVESAESDSDGTSVTVTVDGKEETLKADVTLLAIGRDANIEDIGLEELGVETDRAFIKVNEQCQTTVSGVYAIGDVTGPPLLAHKASAEGINLVERLAGHPSPPIDRENIPACTYCQPQVASVGLTETQAAEGREIQVFRMPYRSSGKAVAVGQTDGMVKLIADAKYGEILGAHIIGADATELIAEICTARTLESTTRELHKTIHAHPTLSELVMEAAAGVEGAAIHI
- a CDS encoding M20/M25/M40 family metallo-hydrolase produces the protein MTPDAISTSITSGRVTELISGLVSIPSVTGSEQALGDMLHGHFEEIGLSDVRRIPVEDSGDSLAVRIPGRGNGRGHGRAFMLNFHQDTFDACDGWETDPWSPVVRDGCVYGLGAHDMKAGAAAVLAAVEAIVRSGVELAGDLIVSATTDEENWSRGAHALIGSGLLAGCAGCLIPEPTPPGRLRVGSRGRHVIKVDLAGRTAHAAYTGEGVNAVHDAATIITALNRIELGWNEEYELGGTICVIEISGGRNLILVPEHAQVVLDRHILPGQSIDQAARDLEALIRSLSIESQWRVTWDDRPTPAPAPYIVDPDSKFVQSTRKRVEEQLGRPVRYALARSVADTNHFAVTGGIPTLVYGPEGGNTCQANEYVSIESTLRVARAYCGIVVDMLGLAR
- the mltG gene encoding endolytic transglycosylase MltG, with amino-acid sequence MKKLLLAVVVLAVLAGAAALVTAYRYLTSAVARDDTVLYIIEPGTTLSEVAARLEEEGVIRHAGLFKILARLNGADRGINAGRYEIEPGMDAAEILDMLVSGRITTDRVTIPEGLTIQETARILQAGIGIDSTAFVGLAGDSAVGLALGVEANTLEGYLFPATYRFYPEMSAEEVLKAMTDRFRSTITEAYRTRADELGYTVHEIMTLASIVEQEARVAAERDTISGVFHNRLQRGMLLEADPTVKFGIGRPDMRLYEKHLSHPSPYNTYVHAGLPPGPICSPGEASIHAALYPVEVAYLFFVARGDGSHIFSITNREHNRARARVKRQQR
- the ruvX gene encoding Holliday junction resolvase RuvX, coding for MPRKNKPDNTLKEDRRRASRKRRHGAPPKQVDGIPGDLTHIVPVQGVGGRQPPEGRILGIDFGERRVGVAVSDPAGLIAQGLETIEVKNTSESLASIASIVEAEQVLEIVLGLPVNMDGTKGEIAEKVETFAGQLQNRVSCAVRTWDERMTSISARRAMNEMGMGTRGNKGSLDRIAATLLLQNYLDYRRGAADETESRD
- a CDS encoding TauD/TfdA family dioxygenase; translation: MTVMRVSTKPLPGFGMEISGVDLSVPLEPAVMREILQVFHAHGLIVIPHQEMTFGRYDAFTREFGRQKPHFLDHLRHENHPAILNLSNIFEEERPIGVYEGAAFWHTDVAYQDPPNSSTVVYGRQWPEGGCPTYFANQMAAYDDLPAKMKDTIDHLTVLHHYGNRADTNEESATSAEKLTLDQKDRVENVYHPLVKRHPVTGRKALYGVCGSSFGIVGMPDDEACELLDELAAHATKPDYLAEYDFLVGDAGAWDTFSTLHKATVLQPATGPRDSRLLWRISVTGLPPVIERERAAKN
- a CDS encoding glucose 1-dehydrogenase codes for the protein MPVDPRVMEDAMPDTSLFSLEGKTMIVTGASKGIGKAVALAGARAGADVVIGSRTRADLEPVASEVRSMGRRCVVQTVDVGKVGSIRAFVEQVLAETGHIDVLVNNAGCNRIMPVLEVTEEVYDEIIDVNLKSVFFLSQALAAHMIEAGKGGRIINVSSQVGVVGGPLRAAYTAAKGGVCTLTKSMAAEWAEHGVTVNAVAPTMTRTPMVEKAMENPGFRANIKKILLGRLAEPDEIASSIIYLASDASAMVTGHTMLVDGGYTAV